The Sinomicrobium kalidii region GTTCATCAAAATATAGGTCATAATCCGTATCACCGTTATTTCCAAGGATAAGAAGATCAGTATCCGAAATATCCGTATTATTTTCTTCCAAAAAGCGAAGAGCAGCTTCCGTTACTTTTTCCCGCGGTAATGTGTTGAACGTTTTGACCGATATAAGTTGGGCATAGGTCCGGTTATGTTTTTCGGAGGACAAGACAAAAAAAACAGCACCTTCCCCGAAAACCGCTCCCGGAGTACCGGAGCCGAGAAGTTGGGAAACCCTTACCTTTTTCTTTTTTACATGGCCGATGGCCTGATGTATGGCCACGGTGTGGTCTCCCAGTTCGTCCACGCCTCCCACCAGGATATTACGGGCTTCTTCATTTTCGAGTTGTAACTGTGCATCGATCAGGGCCGATTCAAATGACACGCTGGAATGCACATAGGTAAAGTTATACCCTTTGCACTGTATTTCCAGGGCTATTTGTCCGCCTACGGTGTTATGGGTGGATTGAATAAATGAGGTTGGGGTCAGGTATTGTTCCTCATTGTCAATAATGGCCTGTACGAACTTTTCCGAATCACGTACGCATCCCAGGCCGGTTCCCGTGATAATGGCATCTACCTGCTCGATACCTGCTTCCCGAAGGGCTATTTTGGAGGCCATAATCCCCATTTTTATACCTTTGGCCATCCGCCGGGCTGCAGCAGGGGCAATGTAGTCCCTGTAGTTCGGGGATTGTGCGGGTAACACCATATTCTCATGATCGATGATCGCGTCCGGAAACCCGGAATTGTCCGATGTATTCTGGGGCGATATGGAACAGGCGCTGTTGATGTAGACCTTTTTCACTTCATCTGGTTTATGGGATTATTAACGATGTACATGGCTTTCCGCATATTACCGTTTTGCTAAGGGGTTTTGGAAAATATCAGCGTGGAGCAATTACCTCCGAAACCCAGGGAATTGGACAGTACCGTTTGCAGTTCTTTACTTACTGTTTTTAACTGTGGTATGATGTCGAACTCCTTCATTTTTGTCTTGAAGTTAAGGTTCGGGTAAATAACATTATTCTGCAGCGCCATAATGCTATACACTGCTTCTATGGCCCCGGCAGCTGCCAGGGTATGCCCCGTATATGCTTTGGTGGAACTGAAATCCGGGACATTATTGCCGAAAACCCGGATGAATGCCCGTCCTTCTGACAGGTCGTTGTTTCCCGTAGCGGTTCCGTGTGCATTGATATAGTCGATTTCCCCGGGCTGCAGACCGGCTGTTTTAAGCGCTTTTTCCATCGCCAGTGTAGCACCGTCACCATTATCGGACGAAGCCGTTTGATGATAGGCGTCGTTGGCATTGCCATAGCCTTTCAGATAGGCCAGGACAGCTTTGTTTTCAGCTTTTATCACAGTATCCGATTCCAGCACAAGAAATGCAGCAGCTTCTCCCAGGTTGAGCCCTTTCCGGTTTTCGTCGAAAGGGGTACAGTAAGTGTCTGACAATATCATTAGGCTGTTAAAACCATTGATCGTGAATTTCGAGAGGCAATCGGCCCCACCCACAACAACACGGTCCAGTTTGCCCGATTTTATCAGGCGTGCCCCGAACATAATGGCGTTTGCCGCTGAAGAACAGGCCGTACTTACGGTAGTGACCAGGCTTTGTTCGATGCCCAGTTTTGCTGCTATCTTCCGGGTAGCGTCCCCGGCATGATGGCTTTCAACATACTTCTGAACAGTTTGATCTTCCAGGTAATCGTAATAATAATTTTCCGTCATGTCCATACCGCCGACGCTGGTGGCAGAGATCAATCCTGTTTTATAAGTATTTATATCGGTAATACCTGCATTTTGCACTGCTTCACATGCCGCAATTTCTCCGAGTAATGCCGTTCTGGAATAGTTGTTGTTTTCGGGAAGTCCCAGCATTCGTTCCAGTTGGCGGTTGGTAAGAGCAATTTCTCCCACCATGATGCTGTTACGGTGTATGGTATCTATCCCGGATACCCTGGAAATACCGGCCTTCCCGGAAATAAGCGAACGGTAATTTTCTTCCGGGCCGTTTCCGATGGAAGATATAATACCCATTCCTGTTATTGCAACACTGCTGTTGTTCATTAAAGAAACACCTTATTTTGTTCTGTGTTCGGTAATATAGGCGGCCATAGTGCTGACATTGACAAAAATGGACCGTCCTTCCTTGGGGTCTGTCAGTTTTATGCCGTAATTTTTGTCGAGCATTACGATCAGTTCCAGGGCGTCAATGGAATCCAGCCCGAGGCCGTCGCCGAAGAGTATATCGTCGTCCCCGATATCTTCTACGGAGATGTCTTCCAGATTAAGACGATTGATAATGTTTTCCTTGAGTTCACGTTTTAATTGTTCCATAAATCAGGTGTTATATAAGGTCGCTATGTTCGTTTTATTGTGTTTTATGTTCCCCTCTCGGCTGACGAGATACAGAAATGCCTCGTAATGTGCTCCGTCCAGTTCTACCCAGCCGCAAAGTGCGTTTTCCGCCTTGCCGTCAATCAGAAGACTGTTAGCATACCCCCAAAGGTGTTCCGGATCGAACCGGTCAAAGATAAAAAAACTATTTTCAGCGTAGAGCTTGTGTTTTATGCATATCTCCCCGACACAGATATTGGGCAGGGTGTACACAAATACTGCCGGGCTGGGAAAATAATCATCCCTGTTTTGAATGGTCTGCTGATGCATTCTGTCCGTATCCAGACTTGAAGCCCTGTTGGAAAACAGGACCGCTGTATTTTCCGGGTTATCCATGTTCTCCTTTTCCCGTGTAAGCAGTATATCGGCCGCCATAAAGGCCAGTTTGCTCAGGCGGTCCATTTTAAAGAATTTCGGGTAATTGATGCTCAGGCTTTTGTAAGCGCTTTTTATAAAAGTGGAGAAATCGGGTTCATCGGTATTGTAAACTGCGGTATTGTCAAGGGTTATTGTTCCCCGGCGTATCGTACAAAAAGATTTTATGTGAAAATTGTTGTTCATGGTCCGTTTCTATCTCTTGTCTGGTTTCTGAAAGATCACGGCAGTGTTGCATCCGCCGAAACCGGAAGCTGTTTTCAGGAATGTCCGCATTTCTTTCGGTGTGGTTTCCGTAATGACCCGGATCGGTTGGCTTACCCCGCACTTTTCATAGCCGGGAGAAGGATAGAGCATATTTCGTTTCAGGGAATGCATTCCCACAATGGTCTCCAGTAAACCGGAAGCCCCGAGGGTATGTCCGAAATAACCTTTAAGGCTGTTGACCGGGGTATTCTCAAGCCCGAGGCGGTTAAAGGCAATGGCTTCCATTTCATCGTTATACAAAGTCCCGGTACCGTGAGCGGAGATATAATCAATATCTTCGGCCGGTATGCAAGCCTGTTTCGATGCGGATATGATGCTTCGGTATAGTCCTTCTCCGGTACGCGATGGCCCGGAAATATGATTGGCATCATTGCAAGAACCTTCACCACGGATAAAGACTGCTTCTTCTGCAAGCTTGTCGGTGCTTCCTGTTACCAGGGCACTTGCAGCTGCTTCACCGATGTTGATACCCGTCCTGTCCTTGTCGAACGGCCTGCAGGGTTCGGGGCTTAATGCCTGGAACGAATTAAAACCCGAAAGGGTGAACGGGGTGACAAGGTCTCCGGATACGATAAAAACATGATCGTACATCCCGTTAGAAATATAGCGTTTGGCAATGGCCACAGCGAGGATACCCGAAACACAGGCATTGGATAAAACAATGGCGTTGTTCCGGAAACCGAAGAATTCCGCAATTTTTTTACCCAACTCACCGAGATAGGCGCGGCTTTCCGGAAACGGGCTGTCTTTTTCCAGTACATCTATATTTCCCTTGGTGGTAGCAATAATGAGCCCGGTACGTTTGCCGACCGGTATTCCGGATGCCCGGATGACAGGGGCCAGTGCGCATATCATCATTTTTTCCAGCCGGGTATGCGGCTTTTCCGGAGATGTACCGGGCCAACTCACGTACGTGTCGTTAAGGACATCCTCATCTATGAGGGAAGCATAAAAAGGCCGGGGTAAAATGTTGATGTCTTCTATCCGTTTTAGTCCCGGTACCTTGTTACCGATATTGGTTGCGACCGTTTCACTGTCGAAACCGAGGGACGAGATGATATTGTTATGTGAAAGGTAAATATCAGTCATCCGCAAGTCCTGCTTTTTTCTTCCAGTCCATAAAAAACTGCGGGATGACAAGTGAAAGATCGCCTTCTCCCATATTGTCCACAAACACCTGTACGGTTTCCCCGGTACATACCAGTCGTTCCTGCTGGTCGTAGATCTCGTAACGGAACACTATTTTGGCGGCCGGGCTGTCTACATAAATTGTTTTTACGGTGGCAATATCTCCGTAGCGCAGCGGAAGTTTGTGGTCTGTACCCGATTTGACTATCGGGGTAGCGTAGCCGTGTTTTTTCTGGTCCAGATAGGAGATGCCGTGATGCCTGCCAAAGGCTTCGCGTCCGTCTTCAAAATATTGAATATAGTTCCCGTGCCATACAATACCTAACGGATCGGTTTCCACAAAACGAACCCTGATCTGTGTGGTATGGGATAGCTCTTTTGTTTTATACTGCGTTTTTCTTTTCATTATAAATTACTGCGGTTACGGTAGTTATGGCAAAAAAGAGGAACAGCAAAGCAATTTCCGGCAGGATGTCCGAAAAAGACGCGTTCCGCAAAAATACATCGTAAAAGGCATTGAGTCCCCAGTTCATCGGTGAAATATGCGACAGGGCCTGCATAATCTCCGGCATGATGAATACGGGTACCCATACTCCGCCCAGGGCGGCAAGGATCACGACGAGGGTGGCACCGAAAGGGGCCGATTGTTCCTGTGTGCGGGCAATAGTGCCCAGCAGAAGCCCCAGGCCTATGGCCGCAAGTCCTGCAAAAAAGATAACAACGAGGAGTAACGGCAAACGGCCGGAAACATCGAGCCGGGAAAGCCCGAGGCGGGGGAACAGGTATATGCCAACCAGCAGCATCAGTGAAAACTGGATCAGGCATACCGCGAGGTATGTTATGGTTTTCCCGCCCAGCACGGTAGCATAAGACACGGGCTGGATACGTAGCCGGACAAAAGTTCCCTGCCCTTTTTCCTTTACAATGTTTATGGACAGGGGAACAATAATAAAAAATATGGCGAATAATGACCATGCGGGCACATTGTGTTGTACCGAATTGGGAATGTATTTCCGGCCTTCATTTCCGGGGAGTATTTCCCGGAAGGTGATAAAACTTTCGGTATCAAACAGTTTTTCGCCCGGGTCGTCACTGAGTTGTTGCTGAAAGGTCCTGTAAATGGCCGCGGTTTCTATGCGGGAGATCATTTTGTCTATCCCGTTCTTTATGTTGCCTTTAAAGGATTGTTGTACGGCGGGATCAAAATAGAGTTTTACTTCCCTCGGAGAAATGTTATTTGACGGTATACTGTCATTTTCGGCAAAGCCCATTCGGGCCATAATACCGTTTACATTCCGGTTGACCCTTTCTTCCAGGCCCGAGGTAAGTTGTTCCGGAATGATGACAGCGAGCTGGTAGTCGCCACTGAAAACCAGTGACCTGGCGGTCTCTTCAGAATTTTTATAGACGATTTCAAATGCGCCCGAGGTTTTGAGCCCTTTGAGAATGTCTTCCGAAACATGTCCGCTGTCTTTGTTGACCACCAATACCGGAATACTGGTATCGCTAACGGTTTTGAAAGTGCTGTCCTGTATCAGTGTTATGGTGACAAGAAGCACCAATGGCATGATGAACAATATGGCAATACCGCCGGGATCGCGGATGAGTAAAAGAAACTCCTTGTATGTCGATGCGATTAATTTATGCATGGTCCCTCAGTGCTTTTCCGGTTAAACTCAGGAAAACTTCTTCCAGGTTATGTGCCCCTTCGCAGTTTTTTATAAGCTCGCGGGGTTTTCCTTTACTGATGATCCTGCCGTGGTCTATAATGGCCACTTCCGAACACAACATTTCAGCTTCGTTCAGGTGATGGGAGGTGTAAATAATAGTGGTCCCTTTTTCGTTGAGTTCGTGCAAAAAACGGATAATGACGTTTTTGGATTGCACATCCACACCAACGGTGGGCTCATCCAGGAACAATACCTTCGGGCGGTGAAGAACCCCTGCTATCAGGTTGACCCGGCGTTTCATTCCGCCGGAAAAGGTTGCTATCTTTTTACAGGTAAAAGATGTCAGCCCCAGGTGTTCCAGGGCGGTATGTATTTTTTCGTCAAGTTCGCGGCCTTTCAGTCCGTACATGCTCCCGAAGTATCTCAGGTTTTCCACGGGAGTAAGGGAAGGGTAGAGGGCGTATTCCTGCGGTACAATACCTATCCGTTGTTTAAGCCGGTTTTTATGCTTGGTATAGTTAAGCCCGTCTATGGAAAATGACCCGGTAGTCGGTTTGATAAGGGCACACAAAATGGAGATCAGGGTGGTTTTCCCCGCGCCGTTCGGGCCGAGCAGGCCGAATATCTCCTTTTCGGCAATATCCAGGTTCAGATTGGTCAGTGAATACCGGTCTGCACCCTTATAGATTTTTGAAACGCGTTCTGTCCTTATCATTTATCGTATGGCTTTTTGCAGTTCCCTGAAAAAGGTTTTTTCCCTGTCGGCAAGGCTTTCCAGTCGATCGGCGATATCGCGATAGGCACTTATATCGGTTTTGGCGTTACGTTTTTTATAAATACGTGAAGCCTCCAGGGCAAAATCACGCCAGGAATCACCGATTGCCGTCATTTCTTCTGATAGTTTTTTCAGTTTCGGATTCTTCAGTACTTCGGCGGCTTCCTGTAAAAATGCGGCATAAATATACCGGAAACCACCGCCTCCCGTACCTATTTCTTCCTGCATTCTAACAATTTGCCCCAGGTAATGATTGGCTGTTTTGGTCCCCTTTTTCTCCGGCCAGCGGCGGATGCGTTTTGCGGTCATCCGTATTCCGTTTATGCCCACAATGGGCACGGGAGCAAGCATATCGCGACAGGTTTGTTTAATTCCTTTGATAATGGCGGTTTCGAGTTGTAATGCCTCCGGAAAACCTGTAGGGTAGTAGAGGTGTCCTTTCGGGGCAAATGCACCTTTGGCAAAGCGGGCTTTTTCCAGTTGTTTTTCAGTAAGTGAAGTTACGGTTTCCATGACCGGGTCACTTATGAGGTAATTCCCGTTTTCCCGGCCATAGACCACCAGGTTGTGGGCATTAAAATGAAAACGGTAGTCATCCGGAAAATATTCCAGGTGATACACACCCACCTGAAGTCCCACGGGATTGTTTTTATCGATATTTTCATCCAGTTTTTGCTTTGCCGACTGCGGATTTTTGAATTTTTCACGCTTAAAGGTGATCCCCGTCCGTTTGGCAAAACGCTTGAAAATAAAACCCGGCATTACCCTGTAACTTATGGCAGGGGCATGATTGACCTTCAAAAACGGAATGTAACAGAAGAGAAGGCCCGAACCAATACCGAATACCATCGGTTCACTGACATCAAATCCGTAGTGTCTCATTAAATTGGAAACCACGCCGTTTTCGCAATGGGCCGACTGGTGATGCGTAAAGTTAATCTCCATGTGGTATTTCGAAGTTTTTTAGTTGGGCAATGTTCAGATTGAAAACATCGGCATATTTTTGTAATATTCTATCGGGCAATCGTTTGAATATTTTTGGCTTAAAGTGTCGCTTTACCCGCCACTTCCAGAATCCCGTATAGGCTGCCAGGATGCCGATGTCCATTTTATGGAGTTCCATGTAATATTCTATCGGGCTGGTTTGTCCTCCGAGTACGCGCTGCCTGGCATCTTCGGCACGGGCATTTATCTCTTTGATCGCATTGTCAAGGGCTATGGTTTTAGGGTCCCACCCGGAACTGTTGACAGTAGTGTACCTGCCGTTTTTATCTACGGCATAACAAAGTTCCCGTCCGTTTGCGGATTCAAGGTTGCTTCGGTCCTGTGGTACGTTTTCTTTTTTCATTTTTTGCGATGAACGAAGGTGTTATACACTTAATTCCTGAATTATCAGGTTCATTTCACAAGATAATAATTCTCTATTGCTTTCCCTGACCACGCACTCCATGGAACAGAGGCAGTACTGACCGGTATCGGACCGGGATTTTAAGGTGGCGTTTGACACAATGGTCCTCCCCACTTCCGGGCAGGTATTGACGGTTACATTTTTTATGGTGCTAATAAAACCGATCAGCCGGGTTTTCCGGTTTATGAGCTTGCCGTTTTTGAAATAACGCTGCCCCACGATTGCCGAACAGGTCTGGGCGGCATTTTCTATCAGTCCGGTTTCGTTGAATGTGCCGTTGTCATTAAATATACAATCTTTTTGTATACGGAACGATGTGGTGACATCGACATCGGTGAGGGACAGTATATTGTCTATCATCAAAAAAGGGGCGCGGTGCGGGAGCAGGGTCCTGATATCTAAATGGAGCGGTGTTTTCATCAGCCGGCAATTACGGTTTTCATCTGCCCGGAAGCGATCTCTTCTCCTTTAGCGTTGAATACTTTTATTCCCACTACGGTAACTCCCATGAATTCGTGAAGGATCTCGGCTTTGGTGGTAATGGTCTCGTTTATTTGCGGCAGCACGGAGATCTTCACATTCTTTATGGCCCCGATATATCCCGTAGGCGGTTCTTTTTGCTGAAGAAAACAGGCATATCCGGTATGCAGCGCGGTAGTTTGTGCCATATTTTCTATAAGACCGGGCTCAGAGAGTGCAGTATCTTCCACAAGGATATTTTCCGGGTTAACCGTAAAGGAAGAAGCCACTTTCATGTCCGAAAATTCCAGGAGGGTATCCACCATCACAAAAGGCGGTTTTTGCGGGATAAGCTGTCGTACATCGGTTATAGGGAGTGATCTTTCTATCATAATTAACAAACGGTTAAAAGGGCATAAGCATATGAAAAACGGGCACTTTCCGGTACGGAGAGCAATATACGGTCTCCTTTTTTCAGTGTTCCCGAGGCCATGAGTTCTTCCAGCATGATATAAATGGAAGCTGCACCTATGTTTCCCACTTTTTCGAGGTTCATGAACCAGTTTTTCCAGGGAATTTCCACTCCCTGCTTTTTCATTTCTTCATACAGTCTTTCCCTGAAATAATAAGAAGATATATGTGGAAGGTAATAATCTATATCACAAGGATTAAGATTGTGCTTGTTCATGGATATTTTCATGCTGTCCACTCCTTTCTTGAGTATGTGCTGCTCCAGGATCTTTACGTCCTGTTTTACGGCAAATATAGACTTTTTACTCCACTGGTCGGAAGGGTATTCACTCCAGGGTTTGAGATTGCCGTTTTCGAGTTTCTCGGCTCCGGCATACATGCAGGATTCTGTTTCGTGGGCATAAGAGTGACCTTCCATCCATTCGATCTTCAGCGAAATCTCCCCTCTCGGCTGGTCTTCGAGGAGAAAAGCCCCGGCACCGTCGGAGAGCATCCAGCGCAGAAAATCTTTCTGAAAGGCCAGGATGGGATTTTCTTCGAGAGATTCCAGATGCCTGATCTCATCCTCGTAGACAGACGATTTCAGCCATGAAGAGGTGCGTTCCGAACCCGTACAAACCGCATTTCTTGTCTGTCCCGACTTTACGGAAAGGTATCCGTATTTGAGCGCGTGCATCCCGGAACAGCACGCACCGGAAAAAGTACCGATGTCCATGTTACCGTTCTTCAGAAGACCGTGTACCATAGCCGCGTGGGAAGGCAGTATCTGGTCCGGACTGGAGGTGCCGCAGGACAGCAGTTCAATGTTTTCCGGTTCAAGTGTATCATGACAAAGGTGTTCTACCACCTTTTTAGTGAGCTGTGCATTGTTGTGGGTAATGTTTCCGTTGTCATCTATGGCATAGTACCTGGTTTTTATACGGTTGCTGCGCAATACCATGTTTTTTGCCCTGGACACTTTTCCGTTGATGATACCCAGTCTTTTTTCCATTTCGTCATTGCCCACCGGTCGGTTGGGCAGGAATTTTGCAGTTTTGGTTATGTAAACGTTTTTCATCGGTCAATTAAGGTTGCACAATATAAATGGGTGTCCCGAATACCGGGAAACAATATCCTGCTATAGATCGCAGCTATACAGGAACCGTGTTTTAAGAGGTTAAGCAATCGGGCTCTACGTTCTCATGTTAACGGATGAATAATAAGCAATATCCTTCCTTATTTTTCTCCGCAAGGGGAAATACATGAGTAAAAATACTATAAAAACCAGGGGGGCAATGATCCAGATAGCAATAATCAGGTAATAACTGAATATTTTTATCCATAATGTTCTTTTTGATGTGTTTTCTTCTCCTTTTTGAGTGATAATGCGGGCCCATTTTGAAAATATGATGTTGGCACGCCTGTCTGCGGTAATTAAAAAGGGCTTTATTTTAACAGCTTCCATGCTCAACAGGGTAGCCTGAAGGTTCCCGGGGTTGTTGGTACGAAGGTGTTTTAAAATTGCAGGTCCGAACCTTACGGCTTCTTCAATGTCTTTTTGCGATACGCCCGGTTTGGGGAACAGGCCGAGAAAGCGCGATTTTTTTCCGGAAAACATCCAGTGTACGATCGTAACGGCACTGATGTGATTGCTGTGGCGGTCTGCCAGGACTATATTTCCGGTA contains the following coding sequences:
- a CDS encoding beta-ketoacyl synthase N-terminal-like domain-containing protein: MKKVYINSACSISPQNTSDNSGFPDAIIDHENMVLPAQSPNYRDYIAPAAARRMAKGIKMGIMASKIALREAGIEQVDAIITGTGLGCVRDSEKFVQAIIDNEEQYLTPTSFIQSTHNTVGGQIALEIQCKGYNFTYVHSSVSFESALIDAQLQLENEEARNILVGGVDELGDHTVAIHQAIGHVKKKKVRVSQLLGSGTPGAVFGEGAVFFVLSSEKHNRTYAQLISVKTFNTLPREKVTEAALRFLEENNTDISDTDLLILGNNGDTDYDLYFDELASGPFRNTAQAFYKHLSGEYHTASAFGTWLAAQILKTQILPEAVQLNNKTANKYDTVLLYNQYRGENHSFILLKRC
- a CDS encoding beta-ketoacyl-[acyl-carrier-protein] synthase family protein; this encodes MNNSSVAITGMGIISSIGNGPEENYRSLISGKAGISRVSGIDTIHRNSIMVGEIALTNRQLERMLGLPENNNYSRTALLGEIAACEAVQNAGITDINTYKTGLISATSVGGMDMTENYYYDYLEDQTVQKYVESHHAGDATRKIAAKLGIEQSLVTTVSTACSSAANAIMFGARLIKSGKLDRVVVGGADCLSKFTINGFNSLMILSDTYCTPFDENRKGLNLGEAAAFLVLESDTVIKAENKAVLAYLKGYGNANDAYHQTASSDNGDGATLAMEKALKTAGLQPGEIDYINAHGTATGNNDLSEGRAFIRVFGNNVPDFSSTKAYTGHTLAAAGAIEAVYSIMALQNNVIYPNLNFKTKMKEFDIIPQLKTVSKELQTVLSNSLGFGGNCSTLIFSKTP
- a CDS encoding phosphopantetheine-binding protein is translated as MEQLKRELKENIINRLNLEDISVEDIGDDDILFGDGLGLDSIDALELIVMLDKNYGIKLTDPKEGRSIFVNVSTMAAYITEHRTK
- a CDS encoding 3-oxoacyl-ACP synthase, coding for MNNNFHIKSFCTIRRGTITLDNTAVYNTDEPDFSTFIKSAYKSLSINYPKFFKMDRLSKLAFMAADILLTREKENMDNPENTAVLFSNRASSLDTDRMHQQTIQNRDDYFPSPAVFVYTLPNICVGEICIKHKLYAENSFFIFDRFDPEHLWGYANSLLIDGKAENALCGWVELDGAHYEAFLYLVSREGNIKHNKTNIATLYNT
- a CDS encoding beta-ketoacyl synthase N-terminal-like domain-containing protein, with product MTDIYLSHNNIISSLGFDSETVATNIGNKVPGLKRIEDINILPRPFYASLIDEDVLNDTYVSWPGTSPEKPHTRLEKMMICALAPVIRASGIPVGKRTGLIIATTKGNIDVLEKDSPFPESRAYLGELGKKIAEFFGFRNNAIVLSNACVSGILAVAIAKRYISNGMYDHVFIVSGDLVTPFTLSGFNSFQALSPEPCRPFDKDRTGINIGEAAASALVTGSTDKLAEEAVFIRGEGSCNDANHISGPSRTGEGLYRSIISASKQACIPAEDIDYISAHGTGTLYNDEMEAIAFNRLGLENTPVNSLKGYFGHTLGASGLLETIVGMHSLKRNMLYPSPGYEKCGVSQPIRVITETTPKEMRTFLKTASGFGGCNTAVIFQKPDKR
- a CDS encoding acyl-CoA thioesterase — protein: MKRKTQYKTKELSHTTQIRVRFVETDPLGIVWHGNYIQYFEDGREAFGRHHGISYLDQKKHGYATPIVKSGTDHKLPLRYGDIATVKTIYVDSPAAKIVFRYEIYDQQERLVCTGETVQVFVDNMGEGDLSLVIPQFFMDWKKKAGLADD
- a CDS encoding ABC transporter permease, which translates into the protein MHKLIASTYKEFLLLIRDPGGIAILFIMPLVLLVTITLIQDSTFKTVSDTSIPVLVVNKDSGHVSEDILKGLKTSGAFEIVYKNSEETARSLVFSGDYQLAVIIPEQLTSGLEERVNRNVNGIMARMGFAENDSIPSNNISPREVKLYFDPAVQQSFKGNIKNGIDKMISRIETAAIYRTFQQQLSDDPGEKLFDTESFITFREILPGNEGRKYIPNSVQHNVPAWSLFAIFFIIVPLSINIVKEKGQGTFVRLRIQPVSYATVLGGKTITYLAVCLIQFSLMLLVGIYLFPRLGLSRLDVSGRLPLLLVVIFFAGLAAIGLGLLLGTIARTQEQSAPFGATLVVILAALGGVWVPVFIMPEIMQALSHISPMNWGLNAFYDVFLRNASFSDILPEIALLFLFFAITTVTAVIYNEKKNAV
- a CDS encoding ABC transporter ATP-binding protein, whose translation is MIRTERVSKIYKGADRYSLTNLNLDIAEKEIFGLLGPNGAGKTTLISILCALIKPTTGSFSIDGLNYTKHKNRLKQRIGIVPQEYALYPSLTPVENLRYFGSMYGLKGRELDEKIHTALEHLGLTSFTCKKIATFSGGMKRRVNLIAGVLHRPKVLFLDEPTVGVDVQSKNVIIRFLHELNEKGTTIIYTSHHLNEAEMLCSEVAIIDHGRIISKGKPRELIKNCEGAHNLEEVFLSLTGKALRDHA
- a CDS encoding BtrH N-terminal domain-containing protein, whose protein sequence is MEINFTHHQSAHCENGVVSNLMRHYGFDVSEPMVFGIGSGLLFCYIPFLKVNHAPAISYRVMPGFIFKRFAKRTGITFKREKFKNPQSAKQKLDENIDKNNPVGLQVGVYHLEYFPDDYRFHFNAHNLVVYGRENGNYLISDPVMETVTSLTEKQLEKARFAKGAFAPKGHLYYPTGFPEALQLETAIIKGIKQTCRDMLAPVPIVGINGIRMTAKRIRRWPEKKGTKTANHYLGQIVRMQEEIGTGGGGFRYIYAAFLQEAAEVLKNPKLKKLSEEMTAIGDSWRDFALEASRIYKKRNAKTDISAYRDIADRLESLADREKTFFRELQKAIR
- a CDS encoding ABC transporter permease → MKTPLHLDIRTLLPHRAPFLMIDNILSLTDVDVTTSFRIQKDCIFNDNGTFNETGLIENAAQTCSAIVGQRYFKNGKLINRKTRLIGFISTIKNVTVNTCPEVGRTIVSNATLKSRSDTGQYCLCSMECVVRESNRELLSCEMNLIIQELSV
- a CDS encoding beta-ketoacyl-ACP synthase III, translating into MKNVYITKTAKFLPNRPVGNDEMEKRLGIINGKVSRAKNMVLRSNRIKTRYYAIDDNGNITHNNAQLTKKVVEHLCHDTLEPENIELLSCGTSSPDQILPSHAAMVHGLLKNGNMDIGTFSGACCSGMHALKYGYLSVKSGQTRNAVCTGSERTSSWLKSSVYEDEIRHLESLEENPILAFQKDFLRWMLSDGAGAFLLEDQPRGEISLKIEWMEGHSYAHETESCMYAGAEKLENGNLKPWSEYPSDQWSKKSIFAVKQDVKILEQHILKKGVDSMKISMNKHNLNPCDIDYYLPHISSYYFRERLYEEMKKQGVEIPWKNWFMNLEKVGNIGAASIYIMLEELMASGTLKKGDRILLSVPESARFSYAYALLTVC
- a CDS encoding dialkylrecorsinol condensing enzyme DarA; translation: MKQVLVIHYSQSGQLTEIIGNVTAALDRADDITVTHYRIEMETPFPFPWKKSEFLDVFPETFLRKPRKTRPVPETVMNGNYDLIIFGYQVWYLTPALPVTSFLNTPEAKTLFSGTPVVTVIGCRNMWIMAQEKMKRQLRDLNASLTGNIVLADRHSNHISAVTIVHWMFSGKKSRFLGLFPKPGVSQKDIEEAVRFGPAILKHLRTNNPGNLQATLLSMEAVKIKPFLITADRRANIIFSKWARIITQKGEENTSKRTLWIKIFSYYLIIAIWIIAPLVFIVFLLMYFPLRRKIRKDIAYYSSVNMRT